A DNA window from Ornithinimicrobium humiphilum contains the following coding sequences:
- a CDS encoding metallopeptidase family protein — protein sequence MSRTRDRHGRGMRGPLAWPPLPLMATRAEHFDDLVLDAAESLERRLGHPLGVELAVEDVPPSDPAPWEHGVPLGRLFPAERGAPARLVVYRRPVEQRAADDAELASVVHEVVAEQIARMLGRDPEDLA from the coding sequence GTGAGCAGGACGAGGGACCGGCACGGGCGCGGGATGCGCGGTCCGCTGGCCTGGCCTCCCCTGCCGCTGATGGCGACCCGGGCCGAGCACTTCGACGACCTGGTGCTCGACGCCGCCGAGTCCCTGGAGCGCCGGCTGGGCCACCCGCTGGGCGTCGAGCTCGCGGTCGAGGACGTCCCGCCCTCCGACCCCGCGCCGTGGGAGCACGGCGTGCCGCTCGGACGCCTCTTCCCGGCCGAGCGCGGCGCCCCCGCGCGCCTGGTGGTCTACCGCCGGCCCGTGGAGCAGCGCGCGGCCGACGACGCCGAGCTGGCCTCGGTGGTCCACGAGGTCGTCGCCGAGCAGATCGCCCGCATGCTCGGCCGCGATCCCGAGGACCTGGCCTAG
- a CDS encoding DUF3499 domain-containing protein: MVDPVTAPRQCSKTTCVRPASSTLTYVYAEQTAVLGPLATYAEPHSYDLCEEHATRLTAPRGWDVVRIELPEGQPRPPVDDLAALADAVREHRGSVVHVEAGARDGAATGGATVTEIARRGHLRVLRDR, encoded by the coding sequence ATGGTGGACCCCGTGACAGCCCCTCGCCAGTGCTCCAAGACCACGTGCGTGCGTCCCGCGTCCTCGACGCTGACGTACGTCTACGCCGAGCAGACGGCCGTCCTGGGCCCGCTGGCGACCTACGCCGAGCCGCACTCCTACGACCTGTGCGAGGAGCACGCGACACGTCTGACCGCGCCCCGCGGCTGGGACGTCGTGCGCATCGAGCTGCCCGAGGGTCAGCCCCGGCCCCCGGTCGACGACCTCGCCGCGCTCGCCGACGCCGTCCGCGAGCACCGCGGCTCGGTGGTCCACGTCGAGGCCGGCGCCCGCGACGGCGCGGCCACCGGCGGGGCGACCGTCACCGAGATCGCCCGGCGCGGGCACCTGCGCGTCCTGCGGGACCGCTGA
- a CDS encoding Trm112 family protein, with protein MARPEYESWVREILRCPVGLHPLVDVEDEQGAPALQCAEDCGGKGQRRRYPVVDGIPVLLADDATVVTV; from the coding sequence ATGGCACGTCCGGAGTACGAGAGCTGGGTCCGCGAGATCCTCCGCTGCCCGGTGGGGCTGCACCCGCTGGTCGACGTCGAGGACGAGCAGGGCGCTCCCGCCCTGCAGTGCGCCGAGGACTGCGGCGGGAAGGGCCAGCGCCGGCGCTATCCGGTCGTGGACGGCATCCCGGTCCTGCTGGCCGACGACGCCACGGTCGTCACGGTCTGA
- a CDS encoding glycosyltransferase, whose product MSTEPRSEAGARPVRARVDDVTVVLVTSPDGPALDPLLDALARQTRRPQRLLVTGLDPDGEELAQVREHPIVVRDRVPLLARDPLALTSEDAASGEPALWRVLEDARRGLPVREDHWLWILHDDSLPEPGALEALVGAVRRNSRVGVVGPKLVRLDDPRLLVGVGHHLTVGGRAADTRQAALVDQGQLDLRQDVLGVPLVGSLVRSDLLEDAGGVDPAFGDDGVAGLDLCWRSHLLGRRVVVAPDAVVQQGETGLGVVDPRRTRIRQRQLALARGSAWVAPWRALGIAVTSTLAALLLLLVKRPREAGDEWADVRAVLRPGRGLGARMRFRGRRTVRPRDLRGLFVPATIGWRTTLDTVGEALDPRERTGRDGSATGRGRTSTETGPVSDEFAELGGEGARVRFWSWPLVLALLAAAGATGWRWRSVLGSLSPGGPGVAGGELGPAHTTAEGLWRSALDGWRGDGLGHAEVAEPWLVQLTALARAVEAVPGTAFAPATAGVALGWLLLAAAPASVLTAYLALRRVTRRRWLRAAVALGWSGLSPLTAAVADGRVGPAVVHVLAPLLVAGYAVSASREGGVRRTAAVFATVLGVTLAAQWVPLVLLPATLGGLLLLLLGSPASRWRGAVLALLPWVLLLPWLPAVVGGPVRLLGGAGATEAGAVFPGAVPAWQLVLLSAGGPAPVLSTDPASWTPWLALPLWLVAIAALALRGRTGRRAAVLVGSAVVLVALAVLAQRTALGVLPAGHAEAGEVVTAWPGTLLSLAAAALLLAAGLTLDRLLRRCSAVLAERRALIEESRSVPVEDADGAPVHPAGRRVALAATGIAATVLVLLPGLATVGLTLAEPDLPLSSAADPLPAVASEQARGPGALRTLVLEPVAADPVAEGAAEGGSVRVDLLGAEPEPARIQRDRAGELAVAVPEPGRLEEAAAAVTGRESPAAAVAALEDLAVGYVLVRGDEGSSLVDQVDALPGLSRVSSPEGQVLWRMTDNEAARARVVATDGTVLARLDATGPHGAASGVVADLPDGATLRVAEGPGWDRMATVHVDGAPVVHTEGVAVLPAGTHEVEVGVRTPRLPWHVLTALLACAVAFLALPFGRAEADPEETTR is encoded by the coding sequence GTGTCCACGGAACCGCGGTCCGAGGCCGGAGCCCGTCCCGTCCGGGCCCGGGTGGACGACGTCACCGTCGTCCTCGTCACCTCACCCGACGGACCCGCCCTCGACCCCCTCCTCGACGCCCTCGCCCGGCAGACCCGCCGGCCGCAGCGGCTCCTCGTCACCGGACTCGACCCCGACGGCGAGGAGCTGGCGCAGGTGCGGGAGCACCCGATCGTCGTCCGTGACCGCGTGCCGCTGCTCGCCCGCGACCCGCTCGCCCTCACCTCCGAGGACGCCGCCTCCGGGGAGCCCGCGCTGTGGCGCGTCCTCGAGGACGCCCGCCGCGGCCTGCCCGTGCGCGAGGACCACTGGCTGTGGATCCTCCACGACGACAGCCTCCCCGAGCCGGGCGCGCTCGAGGCGCTGGTCGGGGCCGTCCGGCGCAACAGCCGCGTCGGTGTCGTCGGCCCCAAGCTGGTGCGCCTCGACGACCCGCGCCTCCTCGTCGGCGTCGGCCACCACCTGACCGTCGGCGGCCGGGCCGCCGACACCCGGCAGGCCGCCCTCGTCGACCAGGGACAGCTCGACCTGCGCCAGGACGTCCTCGGCGTCCCGCTCGTCGGGTCCCTCGTCCGCAGCGACCTGCTCGAGGACGCCGGCGGGGTGGACCCCGCCTTCGGCGACGACGGTGTCGCCGGCCTGGACCTGTGCTGGCGCAGCCACCTCCTGGGCAGGCGGGTCGTCGTGGCCCCCGACGCCGTGGTGCAGCAGGGGGAGACCGGGCTCGGGGTCGTCGACCCGCGGCGCACCCGCATCCGCCAGCGCCAGCTCGCCCTGGCCCGCGGCTCCGCGTGGGTCGCTCCCTGGCGCGCCCTCGGCATCGCCGTGACCAGCACCCTGGCGGCGCTCCTGCTGCTCCTCGTCAAGCGGCCCCGCGAGGCCGGCGACGAGTGGGCCGACGTGCGCGCGGTCCTGCGCCCCGGCCGCGGTCTCGGAGCCCGGATGCGCTTCCGCGGCCGTCGGACCGTCCGTCCCCGTGACCTCCGCGGCCTCTTCGTCCCCGCCACCATCGGCTGGCGCACCACCCTCGACACCGTCGGCGAGGCCCTCGACCCGCGCGAGCGGACCGGGCGGGACGGTTCCGCGACCGGCCGTGGCCGCACCAGCACCGAGACCGGCCCCGTCTCCGACGAGTTCGCCGAGCTGGGCGGCGAGGGTGCCCGCGTCCGGTTCTGGAGCTGGCCGCTCGTGCTCGCGCTCCTGGCCGCCGCCGGCGCCACCGGTTGGCGGTGGCGCTCCGTGCTCGGCTCGCTGAGCCCCGGTGGGCCCGGCGTCGCCGGGGGAGAGCTCGGCCCGGCCCACACCACCGCCGAGGGGCTGTGGCGCTCGGCCCTCGACGGCTGGCGCGGCGACGGCCTCGGTCACGCGGAGGTCGCCGAGCCGTGGTTGGTGCAGCTCACCGCGCTGGCGCGCGCCGTCGAGGCGGTGCCGGGCACGGCCTTCGCGCCCGCGACCGCCGGCGTCGCCCTCGGCTGGCTGCTGCTGGCCGCCGCGCCCGCCTCCGTGCTCACCGCCTACCTCGCCCTGCGGCGGGTCACCCGCCGCCGCTGGCTGCGGGCCGCCGTCGCCCTCGGATGGTCAGGGCTGTCGCCCCTGACGGCCGCCGTGGCCGACGGACGCGTGGGCCCCGCCGTCGTGCACGTGCTCGCCCCGCTGCTCGTCGCCGGATATGCGGTGTCGGCCAGCCGCGAGGGTGGCGTGCGCCGGACGGCCGCCGTCTTCGCCACGGTGCTCGGCGTCACGCTGGCGGCCCAGTGGGTGCCCCTCGTGCTGCTGCCCGCCACCCTCGGCGGGCTGCTCCTGCTCCTGCTGGGCAGCCCTGCCTCCCGCTGGCGCGGTGCGGTGCTGGCGCTCCTGCCCTGGGTGCTGCTGCTGCCGTGGCTGCCGGCCGTGGTCGGCGGTCCGGTGCGCCTCCTCGGCGGCGCCGGCGCGACCGAGGCCGGGGCGGTCTTCCCCGGCGCGGTCCCCGCCTGGCAGCTCGTGCTCCTGTCCGCGGGGGGACCGGCGCCCGTGCTCTCCACGGACCCCGCCAGCTGGACGCCGTGGCTCGCGCTCCCGCTCTGGCTCGTCGCGATCGCGGCTCTCGCGCTGCGCGGCCGCACCGGCCGTCGCGCCGCGGTGCTCGTGGGGAGCGCCGTGGTGCTCGTCGCGCTGGCCGTGCTCGCCCAGCGCACCGCGCTCGGCGTGCTTCCCGCCGGCCACGCCGAGGCGGGTGAGGTGGTCACGGCCTGGCCCGGCACCCTCCTGTCGCTCGCGGCGGCGGCCCTGCTGCTCGCCGCCGGCCTGACGCTGGACCGCCTCCTGCGCCGCTGCTCGGCGGTGCTCGCCGAGCGTCGCGCCCTGATCGAGGAGTCGCGCTCGGTGCCGGTCGAGGACGCCGACGGCGCGCCGGTGCACCCGGCCGGGCGACGGGTGGCGCTGGCGGCGACCGGGATCGCGGCCACCGTGCTCGTGCTCCTGCCCGGCCTCGCCACCGTGGGGCTCACCCTCGCCGAGCCCGACCTGCCCCTGTCCTCGGCCGCCGACCCGCTGCCCGCGGTGGCCTCCGAGCAGGCGCGCGGCCCCGGCGCCCTGCGCACGCTCGTGCTCGAGCCCGTCGCGGCCGACCCCGTCGCCGAGGGTGCCGCGGAGGGCGGGTCGGTGCGGGTCGACCTGCTCGGCGCCGAGCCCGAGCCCGCCCGGATCCAGCGCGACCGCGCCGGCGAGCTCGCCGTCGCCGTCCCCGAGCCGGGACGCCTCGAGGAGGCCGCCGCAGCGGTGACCGGCCGTGAGAGCCCCGCGGCCGCGGTCGCCGCCCTGGAGGACCTCGCGGTGGGCTACGTGCTCGTGCGCGGTGACGAGGGCTCGTCGCTGGTCGACCAGGTCGACGCCCTGCCCGGCCTGAGCCGCGTCAGCAGCCCCGAGGGGCAGGTGCTGTGGCGGATGACCGACAACGAGGCCGCCCGGGCGAGGGTCGTCGCGACCGACGGCACCGTCCTGGCCCGGCTCGACGCGACCGGCCCCCACGGAGCGGCCTCCGGGGTGGTGGCGGACCTTCCCGACGGGGCCACCCTGCGCGTGGCCGAGGGACCGGGGTGGGACCGGATGGCCACCGTGCACGTCGACGGCGCCCCCGTGGTGCACACCGAGGGCGTGGCAGTCCTCCCGGCCGGCACCCACGAGGTGGAGGTCGGGGTCCGGACCCCGCGGCTGCCCTGGCACGTCCTGACGGCCCTGCTCGCCTGCGCCGTCGCCTTCCTCGCGCTGCCGTTCGGGCGCGCCGAGGCCGACCCCGAGGAGACGACCCGGTGA
- a CDS encoding DUF5719 family protein, with amino-acid sequence MTDVDPPEGTSPEDAAPAGAAPGAPETRATAPQEAGGAPARRRVPWSPWWRLGAASLAVGALAWGAGATDAALWLGDDVRSDLAASSADPQEGAFVRSAALACPGTAPWPGDDDPARPRYEVLAAGAPASVLDAVPPPADDTSATAGPDDEASTAGPDDPAATAGPDGAASTAGPDGVASTAGPDDAASTAGPEDAATTAGPDDAASTAGPDDEGPTTPAPPPGASVIRTSDPDGPVAELDAGRPVGVSLDREASALMEAQDELAPGAAGGQLGLGTEAGSRGLTLAACAPVGETQWLVGGGAAPGRTEQLVLSNPGPDPVTVSVAVWGSEGPVPTTGASGIVVPGGGRTVALLDGLAPGADAPVLAVSSNGGPVVAHLAETYREGTTDRGTEIVGPSAAPATDLVVPALPGVPEGDTGEVVLRLAAPGDVQAVVDLTALTPDGAVRLAGQVTRVPAGSTVDVPLPDLPEGATALRLRSDEPVTGGARLEILPAERDPEILDPASATAAPGDGSEGTQGDGDVDDALATAGPGDDASATSSPDETDDPDPQDEPDGRTEQGEPLRRPAGDLAWVGATVPSTSPSGMALPDRSQVPGARATLALTAVDGTTAWITWVDEEGEETSRSVPLTYDTTVLLPVPEDARAVWVVGAGPAGVVAAVHVEGRDGRGAYVASTTVPTLPWTQSLTQVRPVVP; translated from the coding sequence GTGACCGACGTCGACCCGCCCGAGGGCACCTCGCCCGAGGACGCGGCACCTGCAGGCGCAGCGCCCGGGGCGCCCGAGACCCGTGCCACGGCGCCCCAGGAGGCCGGGGGTGCTCCTGCGCGTCGCCGGGTGCCGTGGTCGCCCTGGTGGCGCCTCGGTGCCGCCTCCCTGGCGGTCGGGGCCCTGGCCTGGGGTGCCGGCGCGACGGACGCCGCCCTGTGGCTCGGCGACGACGTGCGGTCCGACCTCGCGGCGAGCTCGGCCGACCCGCAGGAGGGTGCCTTCGTGCGGTCGGCCGCCCTGGCCTGCCCCGGGACCGCCCCCTGGCCGGGGGACGACGACCCTGCGCGGCCTCGCTACGAGGTGCTGGCGGCGGGCGCCCCGGCCTCGGTGCTGGACGCGGTGCCGCCCCCCGCCGACGACACGAGCGCCACCGCCGGTCCTGACGACGAGGCGAGCACCGCGGGCCCGGACGACCCGGCCGCGACGGCCGGCCCCGACGGTGCGGCGAGCACCGCCGGCCCGGACGGTGTGGCGAGCACCGCCGGCCCCGACGACGCGGCGAGCACCGCCGGCCCGGAGGACGCGGCCACCACCGCTGGTCCCGACGACGCTGCGAGCACCGCCGGGCCCGACGACGAGGGCCCGACGACACCCGCCCCGCCGCCCGGCGCCTCCGTGATCCGCACGTCCGATCCCGACGGCCCCGTCGCCGAGCTCGACGCGGGTCGACCGGTCGGGGTCTCCCTCGACCGCGAGGCCTCGGCGCTGATGGAGGCGCAGGACGAGCTCGCTCCCGGCGCTGCCGGTGGCCAGCTGGGGCTGGGCACCGAGGCCGGCAGCCGTGGACTCACCCTGGCCGCCTGCGCCCCGGTGGGCGAGACGCAGTGGCTCGTCGGCGGCGGTGCCGCCCCGGGCCGGACCGAGCAGCTCGTGCTGAGCAACCCCGGCCCCGACCCCGTCACCGTGAGCGTTGCCGTCTGGGGCAGCGAGGGCCCGGTCCCGACCACCGGCGCGAGCGGCATCGTGGTCCCGGGCGGTGGTCGCACGGTCGCCCTGCTCGACGGGCTGGCGCCCGGCGCCGACGCGCCCGTGCTCGCCGTCTCCTCGAACGGCGGGCCCGTCGTCGCGCACCTTGCCGAGACCTACCGCGAGGGCACGACCGACCGCGGCACCGAGATCGTCGGCCCCTCCGCCGCACCGGCCACCGACCTCGTGGTGCCGGCCCTGCCGGGCGTCCCCGAGGGGGACACGGGAGAGGTCGTGCTGCGCCTCGCCGCTCCGGGCGACGTCCAGGCGGTGGTCGACCTCACGGCCCTCACCCCTGACGGGGCCGTGCGCCTGGCCGGCCAGGTCACCCGGGTCCCGGCGGGGAGCACCGTCGACGTCCCCCTGCCCGACCTGCCCGAGGGGGCGACGGCCCTGCGCCTGCGCTCGGACGAGCCGGTGACCGGAGGCGCGCGCCTCGAGATCCTGCCCGCCGAGCGCGACCCCGAGATCCTCGACCCCGCGTCGGCCACCGCGGCCCCGGGTGACGGCAGCGAGGGCACCCAGGGCGACGGGGATGTCGACGACGCCCTCGCGACCGCCGGGCCCGGTGACGACGCCTCGGCGACCAGCTCCCCGGACGAGACGGACGACCCCGACCCGCAGGACGAGCCCGATGGGCGGACCGAGCAGGGCGAGCCGCTGCGCCGGCCCGCCGGCGACCTGGCCTGGGTCGGTGCGACCGTGCCCTCCACCTCGCCCTCCGGGATGGCGCTGCCGGACCGGTCGCAGGTCCCCGGTGCCCGGGCAACGCTCGCCCTCACCGCCGTCGACGGCACCACCGCGTGGATCACGTGGGTCGACGAGGAGGGGGAGGAGACCTCCCGCTCGGTGCCGCTGACCTACGACACCACCGTCCTGCTCCCCGTGCCCGAGGACGCGCGGGCGGTCTGGGTCGTCGGTGCCGGGCCGGCGGGCGTGGTCGCCGCCGTCCACGTCGAGGGCCGGGACGGGCGCGGCGCCTACGTCGCCTCGACGACCGTGCCCACCCTGCCCTGGACCCAGTCGCTGACCCAGGTGCGCCCGGTCGTGCCGTGA
- a CDS encoding phosphomannomutase/phosphoglucomutase, with translation MSPVNLSDVVKAYDIRGLVPEQLDARVARALGSAFAQVVALPEGEEGVVVGHDMRESSPELARAFAAGVVGSGLDVTMIGLCSTDGLYHASGSLDRAGAMFTASHNPAGYNGIKLCRRGARPVGQDSGLAEVRDLAQWLLDRGGLHDLRQPGRPGQITETDLLADYAAYLRSLVDLRGHRPLRVVVDAGNGMAGLTVPAVLGTGDLPLEIVPLYFELDGTFPHHEANPLVPENLVDLQAAVLEHGADLGLAFDGDADRCFFVDERGEVVDPSTVTALVADREIAKEVADGRDAGEVAVVHGAIVSRAVPETIARAGARAVRTRVGHSFVKAVMAEHEAVFGGEHSAHYYFRDFWYADTGLLAALHVLAALGEQDRPLSELASGYGRYVASGEINSTVADAGAATARARAWAEEQGAVADTLDGITMTREGEPMWWFSLRPSNTEPLLRLNVESDDRATMEEVRDTVLRLVRQES, from the coding sequence GTGAGCCCCGTGAACCTGTCCGACGTCGTCAAGGCCTACGACATCCGCGGGCTGGTCCCCGAGCAGCTCGACGCGCGCGTCGCCCGGGCGCTCGGCTCGGCCTTCGCCCAGGTGGTCGCCCTGCCCGAGGGCGAGGAGGGCGTGGTCGTCGGCCACGACATGCGCGAGTCCTCCCCGGAGCTGGCGCGGGCCTTCGCCGCCGGCGTCGTCGGCTCCGGTCTCGACGTCACGATGATCGGGCTCTGCTCGACCGACGGGCTCTACCACGCCAGCGGGTCGCTCGACCGGGCCGGCGCGATGTTCACCGCCAGCCACAACCCGGCCGGCTACAACGGCATCAAGCTCTGCCGGCGCGGCGCACGGCCGGTCGGGCAGGACTCCGGCCTGGCCGAGGTGCGGGACCTGGCCCAGTGGCTCCTCGACCGGGGCGGCCTGCACGACCTGCGCCAGCCCGGGCGCCCCGGGCAGATCACCGAGACCGACCTGCTCGCCGACTACGCCGCATACCTGCGCTCGCTGGTCGACCTGCGGGGCCACCGCCCGCTGCGCGTCGTCGTCGACGCCGGCAACGGGATGGCGGGGCTCACCGTGCCCGCCGTGCTCGGCACCGGCGACCTGCCGCTGGAGATCGTGCCCCTCTACTTCGAGCTCGACGGCACCTTCCCCCACCACGAGGCCAACCCGCTCGTCCCCGAGAACCTCGTCGACCTGCAGGCGGCCGTGCTCGAGCACGGCGCCGACCTCGGGCTGGCCTTCGACGGCGACGCCGACCGCTGCTTCTTCGTCGACGAGCGTGGCGAGGTGGTCGACCCCAGCACCGTCACGGCGCTCGTGGCCGACCGCGAGATCGCCAAGGAGGTCGCCGACGGACGCGACGCGGGCGAGGTCGCCGTCGTGCACGGCGCGATCGTCTCGCGCGCCGTGCCCGAGACGATCGCCCGCGCCGGGGCCCGGGCCGTGCGCACGCGCGTCGGGCACAGCTTCGTCAAGGCCGTCATGGCCGAGCACGAGGCGGTCTTCGGCGGCGAGCACTCGGCCCACTACTACTTCCGCGACTTCTGGTACGCCGACACCGGTCTGCTCGCGGCGCTCCACGTCCTCGCCGCGCTGGGGGAGCAGGACCGGCCGCTGTCCGAGCTGGCCTCGGGTTACGGCCGCTACGTCGCCTCCGGCGAGATCAACTCCACGGTCGCCGACGCCGGGGCCGCCACCGCGCGGGCCCGCGCCTGGGCCGAGGAGCAGGGCGCCGTCGCGGACACCCTCGACGGCATCACGATGACCCGCGAGGGGGAGCCGATGTGGTGGTTCTCCCTGCGCCCGAGCAACACCGAGCCGCTGCTGCGGCTCAACGTGGAGAGCGACGACCGAGCCACGATGGAAGAGGTCCGGGACACCGTCCTGCGACTGGTGCGACAGGAGAGCTGA
- a CDS encoding permease, protein MTTLRTLAPLLLRGDDRERLGQLLPVAAFAVVTALTLTVAGGAEFFLHLDEVPGADPTYQGVYTALALFALVILAVPLVSLAGSAVRLSTRRRDTRLSSLRLLGAPRSLLVRLSVLEAGGLAAVGVLLGVVGHLALSPVVGLVPFLGGPIGAAAVVPSFPVALATVLVLVGTAVVASALGLRRVAITPLGVRTRQVPAAASWVRALVAVAVLASGYVLANLAGSLGSLIAAIAVILVVFAMGMAVLGVVGPWVLRVLARSWLRRGGSGPRAVTRLLAARTVLDDPKAVWRQVSGVAMVSFTSVVVGVGLALTDAASASAPAGSDAMLLDDMRTGVLLTIALSFLTLAAAITVHAAAEVFDRKDIYVALERLGTPRAALESTRRAVVLRPLVAVCLVSAAAGGLLVLPLAGMALLLSPLTLAAIVGALVLGLLVVRVAVGTTAPLLRQVLAAPEPVV, encoded by the coding sequence ATGACCACGCTGCGCACCCTCGCCCCGCTCCTGCTCCGCGGCGACGACCGGGAGCGCCTCGGCCAGCTGCTGCCGGTCGCGGCCTTCGCCGTCGTGACCGCCCTGACCCTCACGGTCGCCGGTGGCGCCGAGTTCTTCCTCCACCTCGACGAGGTGCCCGGCGCCGACCCCACCTACCAGGGGGTCTACACCGCGCTCGCGCTCTTCGCGCTCGTCATCCTCGCGGTGCCGCTCGTCTCGCTGGCCGGCTCCGCGGTGCGGCTCTCCACCCGTCGCCGCGACACCCGTCTCTCCTCGCTGCGCCTGCTCGGCGCGCCGCGCTCGCTGCTGGTGCGGCTCAGCGTGCTGGAGGCGGGCGGGCTCGCCGCGGTGGGCGTCCTGCTGGGCGTCGTGGGTCACCTGGCGCTGTCGCCGGTCGTCGGGCTCGTGCCCTTCCTCGGCGGCCCGATCGGCGCGGCGGCCGTCGTGCCCTCCTTCCCCGTCGCGCTGGCGACGGTGCTGGTCCTGGTGGGCACCGCGGTGGTCGCCTCCGCCCTCGGGCTGCGCCGGGTCGCCATCACGCCCCTGGGGGTCCGCACCCGGCAGGTGCCGGCCGCGGCCTCCTGGGTGCGGGCGCTGGTCGCCGTGGCGGTCCTCGCCTCCGGCTACGTCCTCGCCAACCTCGCGGGCTCGCTGGGCTCGCTGATCGCCGCGATCGCGGTGATCCTCGTGGTCTTCGCCATGGGCATGGCGGTGCTCGGCGTGGTGGGCCCGTGGGTGCTGCGGGTCCTGGCCCGTTCCTGGCTGCGCCGTGGCGGCTCCGGGCCGCGCGCGGTGACCCGGCTGCTGGCGGCCCGCACGGTCCTGGACGACCCGAAGGCCGTGTGGCGGCAGGTCTCCGGTGTGGCGATGGTGTCCTTCACGAGCGTCGTCGTGGGCGTGGGCCTGGCGCTGACCGACGCGGCCTCCGCCTCCGCCCCCGCCGGGTCGGACGCGATGCTGCTCGACGACATGCGCACGGGCGTGCTGCTCACCATCGCACTGTCCTTCCTCACGCTGGCGGCCGCGATCACCGTCCACGCCGCCGCTGAGGTCTTCGACCGCAAGGACATCTACGTGGCCCTCGAACGGCTGGGCACGCCGCGTGCGGCCCTGGAGTCGACGCGCCGCGCCGTCGTCCTGCGGCCGCTGGTGGCGGTATGCCTCGTCTCGGCCGCGGCGGGCGGGCTGCTCGTGCTGCCGCTCGCGGGGATGGCGCTGCTGCTCTCGCCGCTCACGCTCGCCGCGATCGTGGGCGCGCTGGTCCTCGGCCTGCTGGTCGTGCGGGTCGCGGTCGGCACCACGGCGCCGCTGCTGCGGCAGGTGCTGGCCGCCCCCGAGCCCGTCGTCTGA
- a CDS encoding SIS domain-containing protein, with protein MAPYIDEALLDDPDELSRKDSRATLRALASAGAQVREALYLGAEAGIDRLAEQERPRSVLVAAIGGSSIVAEILELLAEPGSPVPVQARRNLPLPGWVGPLDLVVAVSLSGRAPGPLAVAAEAARRGASLLTVGLDDSPLAEVTRRARGIHVGVGRERISSRTALWTLLTPVLVGADRLGLLDAPQRALEQVADRLDERAEELRPSSESFVNPAKLLAVQLAETVPVVLGDGPLGGVAAARASSMLARTARIPALWGELPDAASGIVACFDGPYTAIGGRRPGTYDDGRIRLGDIDTSGWEPHHFAEPEGELMERARGPEGTAGRDLFADPYLDGPAPPQLGLLMLRDAPPEVPTPESVQTETLTDAVLTTARDAGVKVMEARAGAGDPVVRLADHVQMVDFTATYLALGLGLDPSVSPHVADLRDRTS; from the coding sequence GTGGCCCCCTACATCGACGAGGCCCTCCTCGACGACCCCGACGAGCTGAGCCGCAAGGACTCCCGCGCCACCCTGCGCGCCCTCGCCTCCGCCGGCGCGCAGGTCCGTGAGGCGCTCTACCTGGGAGCGGAGGCCGGCATCGACCGGCTGGCCGAGCAGGAGCGCCCGCGCTCGGTCCTCGTCGCCGCCATCGGCGGCAGCTCGATCGTGGCCGAGATCCTGGAGCTGCTGGCCGAGCCCGGCTCCCCGGTGCCGGTCCAGGCCCGCCGCAACCTGCCCCTGCCCGGGTGGGTCGGCCCGCTCGACCTCGTGGTCGCCGTCTCGCTCTCCGGCCGCGCGCCGGGGCCGCTCGCGGTCGCGGCCGAGGCCGCCCGTCGCGGTGCCTCGCTGCTCACGGTCGGCCTCGACGACTCCCCGCTGGCGGAGGTGACCCGCCGGGCACGGGGCATCCACGTCGGGGTGGGCCGCGAGCGCATCAGCTCGCGCACCGCGCTGTGGACGCTCCTGACCCCGGTCCTCGTCGGTGCCGACCGGCTCGGGCTGCTCGACGCCCCGCAGCGGGCGCTGGAGCAGGTCGCCGACCGGCTCGACGAGCGGGCCGAGGAGCTGCGACCGTCCTCGGAGTCGTTCGTCAACCCCGCCAAGCTGCTCGCCGTGCAGCTGGCCGAGACGGTGCCGGTGGTGCTCGGCGACGGGCCCCTGGGCGGCGTCGCCGCCGCCCGGGCGTCCTCGATGCTGGCCCGCACGGCCCGCATCCCCGCCCTCTGGGGCGAGCTGCCCGACGCCGCGAGCGGGATCGTGGCCTGCTTCGACGGCCCCTACACCGCGATCGGCGGGCGCCGTCCGGGCACCTACGACGACGGCCGGATCCGCCTGGGCGACATCGACACGAGCGGCTGGGAGCCGCACCACTTCGCCGAGCCCGAGGGCGAGCTCATGGAGCGCGCCCGGGGCCCGGAGGGCACGGCCGGTCGCGACCTCTTCGCCGACCCCTACCTCGACGGCCCTGCGCCGCCGCAGCTGGGCCTGCTCATGCTGCGCGACGCGCCTCCGGAGGTCCCCACCCCCGAGTCGGTCCAGACCGAGACCCTCACCGACGCGGTGCTGACCACCGCCCGCGACGCCGGCGTCAAGGTCATGGAGGCCCGGGCCGGGGCCGGCGACCCGGTAGTCCGGCTCGCCGACCACGTGCAGATGGTGGACTTCACGGCCACCTACCTCGCCCTCGGGCTCGGGCTCGACCCCTCGGTCAGCCCCCACGTGGCGGACCTGCGCGACCGCACGAGCTGA